A stretch of the Danio rerio strain Tuebingen ecotype United States chromosome 18, GRCz12tu, whole genome shotgun sequence genome encodes the following:
- the bbs10 gene encoding BBSome complex assembly protein BBS10 isoform X3: MQMQQQLECVSLQVCVSVLGPLESVVRRCLGPEGGSVLFTRDTGETLISRHGQRVLSTLHLEHPMARMVLDCVCAHAKSTGDGTKSFILLLSALLRAIQDSAHMRRKASWSNPALQNLANRLMALSRNELDDIIIHQVTPYASSYCSHHSDKLEHSILDYLISGYISGRTGAGQAEILKHILCEFYYKSKRDQNTTETISFIHSHFNVLHTRVAGLPVGCSEVIEGLVVTRDWSVWTELRGPIKALVLYESFGSSLGDNITVCFQQDWLSRTESITKQKLAYLLELQVNVVLSSVKQPECVLQWARMNHVALLECVDSDQLDFLCNINFPETLSHPQHIVMLKYCKRLQLGGLRCAQLGIYSNAHTLVLCAPAPGLLDQTVCVSRGSMEGSYAGWRSFACRWCV; the protein is encoded by the exons ATGCAG aTGCAGCAGCAGCTGGAATGTGTGtctctgcaggtgtgtgtgagtgttctcGGGCCGCTGGAGTCTGTAGTCCGCCGGTGTCTGGGTCCAGAGGGCGGCAGTGTGCTGTTCACTCGTGACACCGGGGAAACACTCATCAGCAGACATGGACAGAGAGTTCTCAGCACACTACACCTAGAGCACCCTATGGCCAG GATGGTGTTGGACTGCGTGTGCGCACATGCTAAATCCACTGGCGACGGCACAAAgtcattcattctccttctgtCTGCACTATTGCGAGCAATTCAAGACTCTGCACACATGCGCCGCAAAGCATCTTGGAGCAACCCTGCTCTTCAAAATCTTGCTAATCGCTTGATGGCGCTCAGTAGGAATGAGCTGGATGATATCATAATACACCAAGTTACCCCATATGCCTCATCATACTGTAGTCACCATAGCGACAAACTGGAGCACAGCATCCTAGATTATTTGATCAGCGGGTACATTTCTGGAAGAACAGGAGCTGGCCAGGCGGAAATCCTTAAACATATCCTGTGTGAGTTTTACTATAAATCTAAACGAGATCAAAACACAACCGAaacaatctcattcattcattcacactttAATGTCTTACATACGCGAGTGGCCGGACTTCCTGTTGGCTGCTCTGAGGTGATTGAAGGCCTGGTTGTGACTCGTGATTGGTCAGTGTGGACTGAATTGCGAGGTCCAATAAAAGCGCTAGTTTTATATGAGAGTTTTGGATCATCTCTTGGTGATAATATAACCGTATGCTTTCAGCAAGACTGGTTGAGTCGCACAGAGAGCATCACAAAGCAAAAGTTAGCATATTTACTAGAATTACAGGTGAATGTGGTGCTGTCTTCTGTAAAGCAGCCGGAGTGTGTGTTACAATGGGCTCGAATGAACCACGTCGCTCTTCTTGAGTGTGTTGACTCGGACCAATTAGACTTTCTTTGCAACATCAATTTTCCAGAAACTCTTTCTCATCCGCAACACATTGTGATGTTAAAATACTGTAAGCGTTTGCAACTGGGTGGGCTTCGCTGCGCCCAATTGGGAATATATTCAAACGCGCACACGCTTGTTCTTTGCGCACCGGCGCCAGGATTGCTTGATCAGACTGTGTGTGTAAGTCGAG GATCTATGGAGGGCAGTTATGCAGGCTGGCGGAGTTTTGCCTGTCGGTGGTGTGTTTGA
- the bbs10 gene encoding Bardet-Biedl syndrome 10 protein (The RefSeq protein has 8 substitutions compared to this genomic sequence) yields MQQQLECVSLQVCVSVLGPLESVVRRCLGPEGGSVLFTRDTGETLISRHGQRVLSTLHLEHPMARMVLDCVCAHAKSTGDGTKSFILLLSALLRAIQGSAHMRRKASWSNPALQNLANRLMALSRNELDDIIIYQVTPYASSYCSHHSDKLEHSILDYLISGYISGRTGAGQAEILKHILCEFYYKSKRDQNTTETISFIHSHFNVLHTRVAGLPVGCSEVIEGLVVTRDWSVWTELRGPIKALVLYESFGSSLGDNITVCFQQDWLSRTESITKQKLAYLLELQVNVVLSSVKQPECVLQWARMNHVALLECVDSDQLDFLCNISFPETLSHLQHIVMLKYCKRLQLGGLRCAQLGIYSNVHTLVLCAPAPGLLDQTVCVSRGVFLMLQHITRTLESNQFKSSSVDQSQCTVSSQGLWRAVMQAGGVLPVGGVFEFLLHHFLLTRRTSDPESCRLLAEALLCVPRALYAHNHRRFLNIQTCFFNDLKKWDRTSVGDPVKFEFGFSEGLCLESVSGKQQLVVSVLECLHRLLCVGAILYTRSLLRPQIYSEEDEEEEEEVHTNSI; encoded by the exons aTGCAGCAGCAGCTGGAATGTGTGtctctgcaggtgtgtgtgagtgttctcGGGCCGCTGGAGTCTGTAGTCCGCCGGTGTCTGGGTCCAGAGGGCGGCAGTGTGCTGTTCACTCGTGACACCGGGGAAACACTCATCAGCAGACATGGACAGAGAGTTCTCAGCACACTACACCTAGAGCACCCTATGGCCAG GATGGTGTTGGACTGCGTGTGCGCACATGCTAAATCCACTGGCGACGGCACAAAgtcattcattctccttctgtCTGCACTATTGCGAGCAATTCAAGACTCTGCACACATGCGCCGCAAAGCATCTTGGAGCAACCCTGCTCTTCAAAATCTTGCTAATCGCTTGATGGCGCTCAGTAGGAATGAGCTGGATGATATCATAATACACCAAGTTACCCCATATGCCTCATCATACTGTAGTCACCATAGCGACAAACTGGAGCACAGCATCCTAGATTATTTGATCAGCGGGTACATTTCTGGAAGAACAGGAGCTGGCCAGGCGGAAATCCTTAAACATATCCTGTGTGAGTTTTACTATAAATCTAAACGAGATCAAAACACAACCGAaacaatctcattcattcattcacactttAATGTCTTACATACGCGAGTGGCCGGACTTCCTGTTGGCTGCTCTGAGGTGATTGAAGGCCTGGTTGTGACTCGTGATTGGTCAGTGTGGACTGAATTGCGAGGTCCAATAAAAGCGCTAGTTTTATATGAGAGTTTTGGATCATCTCTTGGTGATAATATAACCGTATGCTTTCAGCAAGACTGGTTGAGTCGCACAGAGAGCATCACAAAGCAAAAGTTAGCATATTTACTAGAATTACAGGTGAATGTGGTGCTGTCTTCTGTAAAGCAGCCGGAGTGTGTGTTACAATGGGCTCGAATGAACCACGTCGCTCTTCTTGAGTGTGTTGACTCGGACCAATTAGACTTTCTTTGCAACATCAATTTTCCAGAAACTCTTTCTCATCCGCAACACATTGTGATGTTAAAATACTGTAAGCGTTTGCAACTGGGTGGGCTTCGCTGCGCCCAATTGGGAATATATTCAAACGCGCACACGCTTGTTCTTTGCGCACCGGCGCCAGGATTGCTTGATCAGACTGTGTGTGTAAGTCGAGGTGTGTTTTTAATGTTACAACATATCACTCGAACCCTAGAATCCAATCAATTCAAGAGTTCTTCTGTTGACCAATCACAATGCACCGTTTCATCTCAGGATCTATGGAGGGCAGTTATGCAGGCTGGCGGAGTTTTGCCTGTCGGTGGTGTGTTTGAGTTCCTGCTACATCACTTTTTGTTGACCAGGCATACCAGTGACCCGGAGAGCTGCAGGTTGCTGGCGGAGGCTTTGTTGTGTGTGCCTAGAGCTTTGTATGCGCACAATCACAGACGTTTCTTGAACATCCAGACTTGCTTCTTCAATGATCTTAAGAAATGGGATCGAACCAGCGTTGGAGACCCTGTGAAATTTGAGTTTGGGTTTAGTGAGGGTTTGTGTCTGGAGTCGGTCAGTGGTAAACAGCAGCTGGTTGTTTCTGTGTTGGAGTGTTTGCACAGACTTTTATGTGTAGGGGCTGTTTTATACACACGCTCTCTGTTACGCCCTCAGATTTACTCTGAGGaggatgaggaagaggaggaagaagtGCATACAAACTCCATTTAG
- the bbs10 gene encoding BBSome complex assembly protein BBS10 isoform X6, with protein MQQQLECVSLQVCVSVLGPLESVVRRCLGPEGGSVLFTRDTGETLISRHGQRVLSTLHLEHPMARMVLDCVCAHAKSTGDGTKSFILLLSALLRAIQDSAHMRRKASWSNPALQNLANRLMALSRNELDDIIIHQVTPYASSYCSHHSDKLEHSILDYLISGYISGRTGAGQAEILKHILYLL; from the exons aTGCAGCAGCAGCTGGAATGTGTGtctctgcaggtgtgtgtgagtgttctcGGGCCGCTGGAGTCTGTAGTCCGCCGGTGTCTGGGTCCAGAGGGCGGCAGTGTGCTGTTCACTCGTGACACCGGGGAAACACTCATCAGCAGACATGGACAGAGAGTTCTCAGCACACTACACCTAGAGCACCCTATGGCCAG GATGGTGTTGGACTGCGTGTGCGCACATGCTAAATCCACTGGCGACGGCACAAAgtcattcattctccttctgtCTGCACTATTGCGAGCAATTCAAGACTCTGCACACATGCGCCGCAAAGCATCTTGGAGCAACCCTGCTCTTCAAAATCTTGCTAATCGCTTGATGGCGCTCAGTAGGAATGAGCTGGATGATATCATAATACACCAAGTTACCCCATATGCCTCATCATACTGTAGTCACCATAGCGACAAACTGGAGCACAGCATCCTAGATTATTTGATCAGCGGGTACATTTCTGGAAGAACAGGAGCTGGCCAGGCGGAAATCCTTAAACATATCCTGT ATTTACTCTGA
- the bbs10 gene encoding BBSome complex assembly protein BBS10 isoform X1: MQMQQQLECVSLQVCVSVLGPLESVVRRCLGPEGGSVLFTRDTGETLISRHGQRVLSTLHLEHPMARMVLDCVCAHAKSTGDGTKSFILLLSALLRAIQDSAHMRRKASWSNPALQNLANRLMALSRNELDDIIIHQVTPYASSYCSHHSDKLEHSILDYLISGYISGRTGAGQAEILKHILCEFYYKSKRDQNTTETISFIHSHFNVLHTRVAGLPVGCSEVIEGLVVTRDWSVWTELRGPIKALVLYESFGSSLGDNITVCFQQDWLSRTESITKQKLAYLLELQVNVVLSSVKQPECVLQWARMNHVALLECVDSDQLDFLCNINFPETLSHPQHIVMLKYCKRLQLGGLRCAQLGIYSNAHTLVLCAPAPGLLDQTVCVSRGVFLMLQHITRTLESNQFKSSSVDQSQCTVSSQDLWRAVMQAGGVLPVGGVFEFLLHHFLLTRHTSDPESCRLLAEALLCVPRALYAHNHRRFLNIQTCFFNDLKKWDRTSVGDPVKFEFGFSEGLCLESVSGKQQLVVSVLECLHRLLCVGAVLYTRSLLRPQIYSEEDEEEEEEVHTNSI; the protein is encoded by the exons ATGCAG aTGCAGCAGCAGCTGGAATGTGTGtctctgcaggtgtgtgtgagtgttctcGGGCCGCTGGAGTCTGTAGTCCGCCGGTGTCTGGGTCCAGAGGGCGGCAGTGTGCTGTTCACTCGTGACACCGGGGAAACACTCATCAGCAGACATGGACAGAGAGTTCTCAGCACACTACACCTAGAGCACCCTATGGCCAG GATGGTGTTGGACTGCGTGTGCGCACATGCTAAATCCACTGGCGACGGCACAAAgtcattcattctccttctgtCTGCACTATTGCGAGCAATTCAAGACTCTGCACACATGCGCCGCAAAGCATCTTGGAGCAACCCTGCTCTTCAAAATCTTGCTAATCGCTTGATGGCGCTCAGTAGGAATGAGCTGGATGATATCATAATACACCAAGTTACCCCATATGCCTCATCATACTGTAGTCACCATAGCGACAAACTGGAGCACAGCATCCTAGATTATTTGATCAGCGGGTACATTTCTGGAAGAACAGGAGCTGGCCAGGCGGAAATCCTTAAACATATCCTGTGTGAGTTTTACTATAAATCTAAACGAGATCAAAACACAACCGAaacaatctcattcattcattcacactttAATGTCTTACATACGCGAGTGGCCGGACTTCCTGTTGGCTGCTCTGAGGTGATTGAAGGCCTGGTTGTGACTCGTGATTGGTCAGTGTGGACTGAATTGCGAGGTCCAATAAAAGCGCTAGTTTTATATGAGAGTTTTGGATCATCTCTTGGTGATAATATAACCGTATGCTTTCAGCAAGACTGGTTGAGTCGCACAGAGAGCATCACAAAGCAAAAGTTAGCATATTTACTAGAATTACAGGTGAATGTGGTGCTGTCTTCTGTAAAGCAGCCGGAGTGTGTGTTACAATGGGCTCGAATGAACCACGTCGCTCTTCTTGAGTGTGTTGACTCGGACCAATTAGACTTTCTTTGCAACATCAATTTTCCAGAAACTCTTTCTCATCCGCAACACATTGTGATGTTAAAATACTGTAAGCGTTTGCAACTGGGTGGGCTTCGCTGCGCCCAATTGGGAATATATTCAAACGCGCACACGCTTGTTCTTTGCGCACCGGCGCCAGGATTGCTTGATCAGACTGTGTGTGTAAGTCGAGGTGTGTTTTTAATGTTACAACATATCACTCGAACCCTAGAATCCAATCAATTCAAGAGTTCTTCTGTTGACCAATCACAATGCACCGTTTCATCTCAGGATCTATGGAGGGCAGTTATGCAGGCTGGCGGAGTTTTGCCTGTCGGTGGTGTGTTTGAGTTCCTGCTACATCACTTTTTGTTGACCAGGCATACCAGTGACCCGGAGAGCTGCAGGTTGCTGGCGGAGGCTTTGTTGTGTGTGCCTAGAGCTTTGTATGCGCACAATCACAGACGTTTCTTGAACATCCAGACTTGCTTCTTCAATGATCTTAAGAAATGGGATCGAACCAGCGTTGGAGACCCTGTGAAATTTGAGTTTGGGTTTAGTGAGGGTTTGTGTCTGGAGTCGGTCAGTGGTAAACAGCAGCTGGTTGTTTCTGTGTTGGAGTGTTTGCACAGACTTTTATGTGTAGGGGCTGTTTTATACACACGCTCTCTGTTACGCCCTCAGATTTACTCTGAGGaggatgaggaagaggaggaagaagtGCATACAAACTCCATTTAG
- the bbs10 gene encoding BBSome complex assembly protein BBS10 isoform X4: MQQQLECVSLQVCVSVLGPLESVVRRCLGPEGGSVLFTRDTGETLISRHGQRVLSTLHLEHPMARMVLDCVCAHAKSTGDGTKSFILLLSALLRAIQDSAHMRRKASWSNPALQNLANRLMALSRNELDDIIIHQVTPYASSYCSHHSDKLEHSILDYLISGYISGRTGAGQAEILKHILCEFYYKSKRDQNTTETISFIHSHFNVLHTRVAGLPVGCSEVIEGLVVTRDWSVWTELRGPIKALVLYESFGSSLGDNITVCFQQDWLSRTESITKQKLAYLLELQVNVVLSSVKQPECVLQWARMNHVALLECVDSDQLDFLCNINFPETLSHPQHIVMLKYCKRLQLGGLRCAQLGIYSNAHTLVLCAPAPGLLDQTVCVSRGSMEGSYAGWRSFACRWCV; the protein is encoded by the exons aTGCAGCAGCAGCTGGAATGTGTGtctctgcaggtgtgtgtgagtgttctcGGGCCGCTGGAGTCTGTAGTCCGCCGGTGTCTGGGTCCAGAGGGCGGCAGTGTGCTGTTCACTCGTGACACCGGGGAAACACTCATCAGCAGACATGGACAGAGAGTTCTCAGCACACTACACCTAGAGCACCCTATGGCCAG GATGGTGTTGGACTGCGTGTGCGCACATGCTAAATCCACTGGCGACGGCACAAAgtcattcattctccttctgtCTGCACTATTGCGAGCAATTCAAGACTCTGCACACATGCGCCGCAAAGCATCTTGGAGCAACCCTGCTCTTCAAAATCTTGCTAATCGCTTGATGGCGCTCAGTAGGAATGAGCTGGATGATATCATAATACACCAAGTTACCCCATATGCCTCATCATACTGTAGTCACCATAGCGACAAACTGGAGCACAGCATCCTAGATTATTTGATCAGCGGGTACATTTCTGGAAGAACAGGAGCTGGCCAGGCGGAAATCCTTAAACATATCCTGTGTGAGTTTTACTATAAATCTAAACGAGATCAAAACACAACCGAaacaatctcattcattcattcacactttAATGTCTTACATACGCGAGTGGCCGGACTTCCTGTTGGCTGCTCTGAGGTGATTGAAGGCCTGGTTGTGACTCGTGATTGGTCAGTGTGGACTGAATTGCGAGGTCCAATAAAAGCGCTAGTTTTATATGAGAGTTTTGGATCATCTCTTGGTGATAATATAACCGTATGCTTTCAGCAAGACTGGTTGAGTCGCACAGAGAGCATCACAAAGCAAAAGTTAGCATATTTACTAGAATTACAGGTGAATGTGGTGCTGTCTTCTGTAAAGCAGCCGGAGTGTGTGTTACAATGGGCTCGAATGAACCACGTCGCTCTTCTTGAGTGTGTTGACTCGGACCAATTAGACTTTCTTTGCAACATCAATTTTCCAGAAACTCTTTCTCATCCGCAACACATTGTGATGTTAAAATACTGTAAGCGTTTGCAACTGGGTGGGCTTCGCTGCGCCCAATTGGGAATATATTCAAACGCGCACACGCTTGTTCTTTGCGCACCGGCGCCAGGATTGCTTGATCAGACTGTGTGTGTAAGTCGAG GATCTATGGAGGGCAGTTATGCAGGCTGGCGGAGTTTTGCCTGTCGGTGGTGTGTTTGA
- the bbs10 gene encoding BBSome complex assembly protein BBS10 isoform X2 — protein MQQQLECVSLQVCVSVLGPLESVVRRCLGPEGGSVLFTRDTGETLISRHGQRVLSTLHLEHPMARMVLDCVCAHAKSTGDGTKSFILLLSALLRAIQDSAHMRRKASWSNPALQNLANRLMALSRNELDDIIIHQVTPYASSYCSHHSDKLEHSILDYLISGYISGRTGAGQAEILKHILCEFYYKSKRDQNTTETISFIHSHFNVLHTRVAGLPVGCSEVIEGLVVTRDWSVWTELRGPIKALVLYESFGSSLGDNITVCFQQDWLSRTESITKQKLAYLLELQVNVVLSSVKQPECVLQWARMNHVALLECVDSDQLDFLCNINFPETLSHPQHIVMLKYCKRLQLGGLRCAQLGIYSNAHTLVLCAPAPGLLDQTVCVSRGVFLMLQHITRTLESNQFKSSSVDQSQCTVSSQDLWRAVMQAGGVLPVGGVFEFLLHHFLLTRHTSDPESCRLLAEALLCVPRALYAHNHRRFLNIQTCFFNDLKKWDRTSVGDPVKFEFGFSEGLCLESVSGKQQLVVSVLECLHRLLCVGAVLYTRSLLRPQIYSEEDEEEEEEVHTNSI, from the exons aTGCAGCAGCAGCTGGAATGTGTGtctctgcaggtgtgtgtgagtgttctcGGGCCGCTGGAGTCTGTAGTCCGCCGGTGTCTGGGTCCAGAGGGCGGCAGTGTGCTGTTCACTCGTGACACCGGGGAAACACTCATCAGCAGACATGGACAGAGAGTTCTCAGCACACTACACCTAGAGCACCCTATGGCCAG GATGGTGTTGGACTGCGTGTGCGCACATGCTAAATCCACTGGCGACGGCACAAAgtcattcattctccttctgtCTGCACTATTGCGAGCAATTCAAGACTCTGCACACATGCGCCGCAAAGCATCTTGGAGCAACCCTGCTCTTCAAAATCTTGCTAATCGCTTGATGGCGCTCAGTAGGAATGAGCTGGATGATATCATAATACACCAAGTTACCCCATATGCCTCATCATACTGTAGTCACCATAGCGACAAACTGGAGCACAGCATCCTAGATTATTTGATCAGCGGGTACATTTCTGGAAGAACAGGAGCTGGCCAGGCGGAAATCCTTAAACATATCCTGTGTGAGTTTTACTATAAATCTAAACGAGATCAAAACACAACCGAaacaatctcattcattcattcacactttAATGTCTTACATACGCGAGTGGCCGGACTTCCTGTTGGCTGCTCTGAGGTGATTGAAGGCCTGGTTGTGACTCGTGATTGGTCAGTGTGGACTGAATTGCGAGGTCCAATAAAAGCGCTAGTTTTATATGAGAGTTTTGGATCATCTCTTGGTGATAATATAACCGTATGCTTTCAGCAAGACTGGTTGAGTCGCACAGAGAGCATCACAAAGCAAAAGTTAGCATATTTACTAGAATTACAGGTGAATGTGGTGCTGTCTTCTGTAAAGCAGCCGGAGTGTGTGTTACAATGGGCTCGAATGAACCACGTCGCTCTTCTTGAGTGTGTTGACTCGGACCAATTAGACTTTCTTTGCAACATCAATTTTCCAGAAACTCTTTCTCATCCGCAACACATTGTGATGTTAAAATACTGTAAGCGTTTGCAACTGGGTGGGCTTCGCTGCGCCCAATTGGGAATATATTCAAACGCGCACACGCTTGTTCTTTGCGCACCGGCGCCAGGATTGCTTGATCAGACTGTGTGTGTAAGTCGAGGTGTGTTTTTAATGTTACAACATATCACTCGAACCCTAGAATCCAATCAATTCAAGAGTTCTTCTGTTGACCAATCACAATGCACCGTTTCATCTCAGGATCTATGGAGGGCAGTTATGCAGGCTGGCGGAGTTTTGCCTGTCGGTGGTGTGTTTGAGTTCCTGCTACATCACTTTTTGTTGACCAGGCATACCAGTGACCCGGAGAGCTGCAGGTTGCTGGCGGAGGCTTTGTTGTGTGTGCCTAGAGCTTTGTATGCGCACAATCACAGACGTTTCTTGAACATCCAGACTTGCTTCTTCAATGATCTTAAGAAATGGGATCGAACCAGCGTTGGAGACCCTGTGAAATTTGAGTTTGGGTTTAGTGAGGGTTTGTGTCTGGAGTCGGTCAGTGGTAAACAGCAGCTGGTTGTTTCTGTGTTGGAGTGTTTGCACAGACTTTTATGTGTAGGGGCTGTTTTATACACACGCTCTCTGTTACGCCCTCAGATTTACTCTGAGGaggatgaggaagaggaggaagaagtGCATACAAACTCCATTTAG
- the bbs10 gene encoding BBSome complex assembly protein BBS10 isoform X5, which produces MQMQQQLECVSLQVCVSVLGPLESVVRRCLGPEGGSVLFTRDTGETLISRHGQRVLSTLHLEHPMARMVLDCVCAHAKSTGDGTKSFILLLSALLRAIQDSAHMRRKASWSNPALQNLANRLMALSRNELDDIIIHQVTPYASSYCSHHSDKLEHSILDYLISGYISGRTGAGQAEILKHILYLL; this is translated from the exons ATGCAG aTGCAGCAGCAGCTGGAATGTGTGtctctgcaggtgtgtgtgagtgttctcGGGCCGCTGGAGTCTGTAGTCCGCCGGTGTCTGGGTCCAGAGGGCGGCAGTGTGCTGTTCACTCGTGACACCGGGGAAACACTCATCAGCAGACATGGACAGAGAGTTCTCAGCACACTACACCTAGAGCACCCTATGGCCAG GATGGTGTTGGACTGCGTGTGCGCACATGCTAAATCCACTGGCGACGGCACAAAgtcattcattctccttctgtCTGCACTATTGCGAGCAATTCAAGACTCTGCACACATGCGCCGCAAAGCATCTTGGAGCAACCCTGCTCTTCAAAATCTTGCTAATCGCTTGATGGCGCTCAGTAGGAATGAGCTGGATGATATCATAATACACCAAGTTACCCCATATGCCTCATCATACTGTAGTCACCATAGCGACAAACTGGAGCACAGCATCCTAGATTATTTGATCAGCGGGTACATTTCTGGAAGAACAGGAGCTGGCCAGGCGGAAATCCTTAAACATATCCTGT ATTTACTCTGA